A region from the Panicum hallii strain FIL2 chromosome 1, PHallii_v3.1, whole genome shotgun sequence genome encodes:
- the LOC112888102 gene encoding probable protein phosphatase 2C 26 — translation MGSGASRLLTACACARPAPAAADDGPCLDDALGHSFCYAANSAAAAAGHSSSFRHAISGAALSANSSVPVPIYHSSSAGGGMLPQYSSAFHTSSSFSSAPLQLSNLSSGPLFLSGPIDRGGQLSGPLDQAVPFSGPLPAKPTKPAPSSSSRGFSRRFRKPSFGSLRRSVSEKNRPCVVPLRREDGVQWAHGRAGEDRVHVVVSEDQRWLFVGIYDGFNGPEAPDFLVANLYRYLLRELRGIFYEEADPDSKRLWQFLADGDDEDSELDFSGSGRFALSLARLKERRQPIWAHAAAAGDGQSGREWEVKRLTAAPAVRDHSAVLTALTRALAATESAYLDMTNQSMGTHPELAVTGACLLVALLRDDDVYVMNLGDSRAIVAQRRDDDDDCVLGTMRVEDIGVGLETEARIHGYSAIGLEALQLSTDHSTSIEEEVQRVKREHPDDDQCIVNDRVKGRLKVTRAFGAGYLKQAKLNDGLLEMFRNEYIGDTPYISCTPSLCHHKLSTRDQFLVLSSDGLYQYLSNEEVVLHVENFMERFPEGDPSQSLIEELLSRAAKKAGMDFYELLDIPQGDRRKYHDDVTIMVISLEGRIWKSSGTYV, via the exons ATGGGCAGCGGCGCGTCGCGGCTGCTCaccgcgtgcgcgtgcgcgcggccggcgccggcggccgcggacGACGGGCCGTGCTTGGACGACGCGCTCGGCCACTCCTTCTGCTACGCCGccaactccgccgccgccgccgcgggccatTCGTCCTCCTTCCGCCACGCCATCTCCGGCGCCGCGCTCTCCGCCAACTCGTCAGTGCCCGTGCCGATCTACCACTCGTcgtccgccggcggcggcatgcTGCCGCAGTACTCCTCCGCGTTCCACACATCCTCGTCCTTCTCCTCCGCGCCGCTGCAGCTCTCCAACCTCTCCTCGGGGCCGCTCTTCCTCTCCGGGCCCATCGACCGCGGCGGGCAGCTCTCCGGCCCGCTCGACCAGGCCGTGCCCTTCTCTGGCCCGCTCCCAGCGAAGCCCACCAAGCCCGCCCCCTCATCGTCGTCGCGAGGCTTCTCGAGGCGGTTCCGGAAGCCGTCATTCGGCAGCTTGCGGCGGAGCGTCTCGGAGAAGAACCGGCCCTGCGTCGTGCCGCTCCGTCGCGAGGACGGTGTGCAGTGGGCGCACGGCCGCGCCGGCGAGGACCGCGTCCACGTGGTGGTCTCCGAGGACCAGCGGTGGCTCTTCGTCGGCATCTACGACGGCTTCAACGGCCCCGAGGCCCCCGACTTCCTGGTCGCCAACCTCTACCGCTATCTGCTGCGCGAGCTCCGCGGGATCTTCTACGAAGAGGCCGACCCGGACTCCAAGCGTCTGTGGCAGTTCCTGGCGGACGGCGACGACGAGGACAGCGAGCTCGACTTCTCGGGCTCCGGCCGGTTCGCGCTGTCGCTCGCCAGGCTAAAGGAGCGGCGGCAACCCATATGGGCCCACGCCGCTGCTGCTGGCGACGGTCAAAGCGGCAGGGAGTGGGAAGTTAAGAGGTTGACGgccgcgccggcggtgagggaccACAGTGCGGTACTGACCGCGCTCACCCGAGCGCTAGCTGCTACAGAGTCGGCCTACCTGGACATGACCAACCAATCGATGGGCACCCACCCGGAGCTGGCGGTGACCGGTGCGTGCCTGCTCGTGGCCCTGTTGAGGGACGACGACGTGTATGTAATGAACCTTGGGGACAGCCGCGCCATCGTAGCGCAGCGAcgggatgatgatgatgattgtGTGCTTGGAACCATGCGGGTGGAGGACATTGGTGTGGGCTTGGAGACCGAGGCAAGGATCCATGGGTATTCTGCGATTGGGCTTGAGGCATTGCAGCTGTCGACTGATCATAGCACAAGCATTGAAGAG gaagtgcagaGGGTCAAACGCGAACATCCAGATGATGATCAGTGTATTGTGAATGACAGAGTTAAGGGCCGTCTAAAAGTTACCCGTGCATTTGGGGCAGGGTATCTCAAACAG GCAAAACTGAATGACGGATTGCTAGAGATGTTTCGCAATGAGTACATAGGTGACACACCATATATATCATGCACACCTTCTCTTTGCCACCACAAGCTCTCCACAAGGGATCAATTTCTGGTTCTTTCGTCTGATGGCTTATATCAGTATCTGAGCAATGAGGAGGTAGTTCTACATGTTGAGAATTTCATGGAGAGGTTTCCTGAGGGTGATCCTTCACAGAGTTTAATTGAGGAGCTACTCTCCCGTGCGGCAAAAAAAGCCG GTATGGACTTTTACGAGCTATTAGATATACCTCAAGGGGATCGAAGAAAATACCATGATGATGTCACCATCATGGTTATTTCTCTCGAAGGGAGAATCTGGAAATCCTCTGGAACATATGTGTGA